In Porites lutea chromosome 7, jaPorLute2.1, whole genome shotgun sequence, a single window of DNA contains:
- the LOC140944412 gene encoding CUB and peptidase domain-containing protein 1-like yields the protein MLILRSSGIQFCGGSLVDRYWVVTAAHCVDRIPASFIKVKLGAHYRTIGNVGTEQEIRVAQIIRHKSYNNPLSFSNDIALIKLLKPANLGIGIGLVCLPDKGHALPFDNLNKKCWITGWGTLSSGGSHPNTLMEAMVPLVSKRRCLNSYPRKIDDSMLCAGLDAGGVDACQGDSGGPLVCEFDGTWFLEGVTSWGQGCGYASKYGVYAKVRELKAWITSHIYRAIPPAVSPQNQSVSALAWCTFDNGLCSGWSQSTSDDFDWTLSSGSTPSASTGPSSGQGGSGQM from the exons ATGTTGATCTTGAGATCGTCTGGAATACAGTTTTGCGGCGGATCGTTAGTAGACCGTTATTGGGTGGTGACTGCTGCACATTGTGTCGACCGCATACCAGCGTCTTTTATCAAAGTAAA gTTGGGAGCCCACTACAGAACAATCGGAAATGTTGGAACAGAACAGGAAATCCGGGTCGCACAGATTATCAGGCATAAAAGCTATAATAACCCGttgagctttagcaacgacatCGCCCTGATTAAGCTGTTGAAACCTGCGAATCTTGGAATAGGCATCGGACTTGTCTGCCTGCCTGATAAGGGGCACGCTCTCCCTTTTGACAATTTGAACAAAAAGTGCTGGATAACAGGTTGGGGTACGTTGTCTTCAGGCGGGTCCCATCCAAATACACTCATGGAAGCTATGGTACCATTGGTCTCCAAGCGACGTTGTCTGAATTCCTACCCTAGAAAGATTGATGATTCGATGCTCTGTGCTGGTCTGGATGCAGGAGGAGTTGACGCTTGCCAAGGGGACAGTGGTGGTCCATTGGTGTGCGAGTTTGACGGTACATGGTTTCTTGAAGGTGTAACAAGTTGGGGTCAGGGATGTGGGTATGCTTCAAAGTATGGAGTATATGCTAAGGTTAGAGAACTGAAAGCATGGATAACCAGCCATATTTATCGAGCAATACCGCCTGCTGTTTCGCCACAGAATCAATCGGTGTCCGCGTTAG CGTGGTGCACATTTGACAATGGATTATGCTCCGGGTGGAGCCAATCCACTTCAGATGACTTTGATTGGACACTTTCGTCTGGTTCAACACCCTCCGCATCTACTGGCCCGTCTTCTGGGCAAGGGGGATCAGGTCAGatgtag
- the LOC140943656 gene encoding uncharacterized protein, protein MYIETSSPRRPGDKANLVLTIPNNGEMSCLSFYYHMYGASVGTLNVYSGNSKVFYISGQQSNYWIMVERNIILNGLVVFEGIAGNSFTGDIAIDSVEIDSGNCPANAYSTPTAAGSTLPPSTYSSENQHASTTPTEDGSTLQPSTYSPEKNASEPTPTADGSTLKPNTPSNEVIRKSVLLKVTNMDIKKWNRVMEYSFKREVAAAAREYCAQVECFPNQSRRRRSPKNVNFTADMVHILPRYPKQSDDPTGVILLAFYLSLPQGISESNIVPERVLHGIVMGHKENIQTSIGGEITSVGPFPSGTEQLKDEESDKGNDGKSKLTNVVIGASVGGGLLLIIIAAVLVGCKKTNGFSHNRRVTSREELEHREAACKVPVSTSSRGNVDHIHAVEQAVEISEDVISSSPDKIQPPRADSNNKEREAQPKTKHSVEYLAKVPNPQEEIFC, encoded by the exons ATGTACATTGAAACATCCTCTCCTAGAAGACCTGGCGACAAAGCTAACCTTGTTCTTACTATTCCAAACAATGGAGAAATGTCGTGCCTTTCATTTTACTACCATATGTATGGAGCTTCAGTTGGAACTCTTAACGTCTACAGCGGAAACAGCAAAGTCTTTTATATTTCCGGACAACAGAGTAATTACTGGATTATGGTGGAGAGAAACATAATTCTGAATGGATTG GTAGTATTTGAGGGGATTGCAGGAAATTCATTTACTGGCGATATCGCGATTGATAGTGTAGAAATAGACAGTGGAAACTGTCCAG CTAATGCTTATTCGACGCCCACTGCAGCTGGTTCAACGTTACCACCAAGCACTTATTCATCCGAAAATCAACATGCTTCCACAACGCCAACTGAAGATGGTTCAACGCTACAACCAAGTACTTATTCACCCGAAAAAAATGCCTCTGAACCGACGCCAACTGCAGATGGTTCAACGCTTAAACCAAATACGCCATCGAATGAAGTGATTAGAAAATCGGTTTTGTTGAAGGTCACTAATATGGACataaaaaag TGGAACCGAGTCATGGAATACTCTTTCAAAAGAGAAGTTGCAGCAGCGGCGAGGGAATATTGTGCACAAGTTGAGTGTTTCCCAAACCAATCAAG aCGCAGGCGTTCGCCTAAAAACGTCAACTTTACGGCTGACATGGTTCACATTCTTCCTCGTTATCCCAAACAGTCAGACGATCCTACCGGTGTAATCTTACTGGCTTTCTACCTTAGTCTTCCACAAGGAATTTCGGAAAGCAATATTGTCCCTGAGAGAGTATTACATGGCATCGTCATGGGCCATAAAGAGAACATTCAAACGTCTATTGGAGGTGAAATTACAAGTGTCGGACCTTTCCCATCTGGCACAGAGCAACTGAAAGACGAGGAAAGCGACAAAGGAAACGACGGAAAGTCAAAACTAACCAATGTTGTTATCGGTGCTTCGGTGGGCGGTGGATTGCTCTTAATCATTATTGCTGCCGTTTTGGTCGGATGCAAAAAGACTAATGG GTTCAGTCATAACAGACGTGTGACAAGCCGAGAAGAATTAGAGCACCGCGAGGCCGCATGTAAGGTGCCTGTGAGTACTTCTTCTAGAGGCAACGTCGATCACATTCATGCTGTTGAACAAGCCGTGGAAATAAGTGAGGATGTCATTTCGTCTTCTCCAGACAAGATTCAGCCTCCGAGAGCCGACAGTAATAATAAGGAACGGGAGGCCCAACCAAAGACTAAACATTCGGTTGAATACTTGGCCAAAGTACCAAACCCACAAGAGGAAATATTTTGTTAA